The Peptostreptococcaceae bacterium region CTTTCCTTCCTTCCGCGTATAGGCATTAACGGCATCGTACACATCGCATGTCTTTTCCACAAGAAAATCGACATCCTTTGTTATGCCCAGGCGCGAAACAACCTGCCCGTCGCCCTTCGTATCTATGACAGGCTTTAGAATAAGGGCCTTCATTCCCCGCTCCCTGTAATTGTGCGCAACCTGCATCAGAGCAGTAGACTTTCCGCAATTCATCGCTCCATAGCGAAAATATAATTTTGACATGGTTTACCTCCGGTAAAAGTAGAAAGTAGAAAGAAAAAACTTAAAATATCAGCTTATTCAATCATTTATCTGTCCATCGAGCTTTTGCATTTTTCTTATTAAACCACTTATCATTTTTTGGATCTCAATAATTTTATCGTTTAACTCATCAAATGTTTTTTCATCCCAATAATTTAAATCCTTCGCAAGCAACAATTGGTATGAAACTTCAAAAGAAGACCCTCTCGCAATAGAAAGATAGTTTATCAATTGTTTCTTGTAAATAGTCCCGTATCCCTCTGCAATATTCATAGGTATGGAGTAAGCTGCTCTTCTTATCTGTTGAGTTAACGCCATGCGTTCCGAAACAGGAAATTTTTCAGTCTGTTTATATATTTCCAGGGTTAAGTCGTGCGATTTTTTCCAAACTCTCAATTTTTTATACATCAAAATCCTCCAGCGAATAATTACTTGGACTCAATTGCTACTAATCTATTTTACCATGTATATTGTTTGAATTTTGTTTGAATTTTATTTTATCTTTTTTAAGCACCTAGTCTTTATCTTTTTCGTTCCTCTTTCCACTTCCTACGTTCCACTCTCTAGCCTTTATTTGTGCAGGGAGTTTTTCCCCTACACAAATAAAGGCTAGAGGGCTTCCCTCTAACCTTTTCGACGATTTTGATTCTGTTTTATTCGATGCCGTATTTTTTCTTGAATTTTTCTGCTCTTCCGCCACGCTCAATAGATTTCTGTTGGCCTGTGAAGAAGGGATGGCATTCCGAACAAATTTCAACTCTAATTTCATCTTTTGTGGATCGCGTTTCAAACGTGTTTCCGCAAGCACATCTGACGGTAGCTGTTTTATATTCCGGATGTATTCCTGGTTTCATCAGATTCACCTCTCTTATAATAATTTCATTTCTATATATAACAATAGTTCATTCTATTGTCAACTATCATATTATAGCATAGCACAAACCCAGCCGCAAGGCATTTTGGGAGCCTATCCCAAACTCTTTCCCATTGTCGAAATAAATTCGGCGTTTGAATCTGTCTTTGTGAGCTTTGATATGATGTTTTCTGTCACCTCTAGTACCGATGCGTTTCCAAGGGCTCTTCTTATTGCCCAAATTGTCTCGAGCTCTTCCTGTGTAAGAAGCAGTTCTTCTCTTCTCGTTCCGGATTTATTTATATCAACCGCAGGGAAGATTCTCTTCTCTGAAAGTCGCCTGTCGAGATGGATTTCCATGTTGCCCGTGCCCTTGAACTCCTCGTATATGACATCATCCATGCGGCTTCCTGTATCAACAAGAGCCGTGGCGAGTATTGTGAGGCTCCCGCCCTCCTCGATGTTTCTGGCGGCGCCGAAGAATTTCTTCGGTTTATGGAGCGCCATTGGGTCAAGCCCTCCGGAAAGTGTTCTGCCGCTTGAAGGGATGATTAGGTTGTACGCCCTTGCAAGCCTGGTGATGCTGTCAAGCAGTATAACGACATCCTTCTTCTGCTCAACGAGGCGTTTGGCGCGCTCTAAGACCATCTCCGCCACCTTTGTATGGTTTGAAGGCAGCTCGTCGAATGTGGAGTATATTACATCGGCATCTATAGACCTCTGCATGTCCGTCACTTCCTCGGGACGCTCGTCGATAAGCAGAACTATTATTTCCGTCTCAGGGAACTTTGTCGATATTGCCTTGGCTATCTTCTGGAGAAGTATTGTCTTTCCGGCCTTCGGCGGCGCCACTATGAGCCCCCTCTGCCCCTTGCCTATGGGGGCCATGAGGTCTATGAGACGCATAGAAAGGTCCGTCTTGCTAGACTCTAGTGTTATCCTCTCGTCCGGGTAGATGGGCGTTAGGCGGTCAAAGCTCGGGCGCCTCCTTGCCACATCGGGATTGTCCCCGTTTACCTTCCTTATATAAAGAAGTGCGCGGAACTTTTCGCCGTTCTTTGCCGGCCTAGTTATTCCGGTTATCTTGTCCCCGGTGTTTAGCCTGAAGCGCCGAATCTGAGACGGTGAAACATATACATCGAGCTCGCTTGACTGGTAGTTGTGAAAGCGCATGAATCCGTAGCCGCCCTCGGCCATCAGCTCAAGAACGCCCTCTACTATGTCTGTATCCTCCGAGCGGCTTATTTCTTCTGTAACATTGTCCGGCAAAAACCCCTCCTCGACTATGTCCTCCAGAGTCTCCTCCGGCTTCGGGGGATTGCCTGCACTTTCTATGAATACAACAAGCTCTTCTTTTTTCATCTTCGAGAAATTTTCGAGGTTCATGGCCTTTGCTATTTCACGAAGGTCCGTCATCTTTTTTTTCTTGAGTTCTTTTATATCCAAACTTTTCCTCCTATTTTGCGTAATCAGGCTTCTTATCCAACCTGTGTATCGTTTCAACGAAACGGATTGTCCCTGTGGTTCCTCTAAAAACAACCGAGTGGGTCTTTACTACATCGTTTGCAAGAAAGCGCACGCCCCTTAGGAGGTCGCCTTCGGATATTCCAGTGGCTACAAAATACGCCTCATCACCCTTTACAAGGTCGTCAATCGTGAGCACTTTTGTATAATCGGCGCCCATTTCCTCGCAGCGCTTCCTTTCTTTTTCATTGTTTATTACAAGCTGTCCCTGCATTTCTCCGCCGAGGCATTTAATTGCCGCCGCTCCTATAACGCCCTCGGGAGCTCCGCCTGTTCCCATGAAAAGATCAACGCCCGTCTCTTCGAAGCAGGTGGAGATTGCGCTTATTACATCACCGTCCTGAAACAGCCTTATCCTTGCTCCGGCCTTCCTAACCTCTTCGATTATGGGCAAGTGCCTCTCCCTGTCTTGAATTATTACCGTAAGGTCCTCGATATCCTTGTCCAGGGCCTTGCCAACATTCCTTAGGTTCTCTGCAACGCTGGCATTTAGGTCTATAACTCCACGGGCCTTTGGTCCTGCTGCTATCTTTTTCATGTACATGTCAGGCGCCTTTAAAAGACAGCCCTCCGGAGCCACCGCAATTACCGCCACTGCATTTGGCAAGCCCTTTGCGACACAGGCAGTACCGTCAAGGGGATCAACTGCTATGTCCACTTTAGGGGCATCAACTGCTCCGTTTCCAACTTTTTCGCCTATATAGAGCATTGGGGCCTCGTCCATTTCCCCCTCGCCAATAACAACGGTGCCCTCTATGTCCACAGTGTCAAACATCTTGCGCATTGCGTCAACGGCATATTGGTCGGCAAGATTCTTGTCGCCCCGTCCCATAAGTTTGGCTGCATTCATAGCGGCCGCTTCGGTTACGCGAACGAGATTAAGTGCTAGATTCCTATGCATTTTGGTACCTCCTGAAATTGTTTTGGAATGTTTATGAGAATGTTTGTCGGATTAATCAAAGAATTGATTTTCAAAAAGCGTTTTAAGATGTGGCTTGAA contains the following coding sequences:
- a CDS encoding four helix bundle protein, whose protein sequence is MLMYKKLRVWKKSHDLTLEIYKQTEKFPVSERMALTQQIRRAAYSIPMNIAEGYGTIYKKQLINYLSIARGSSFEVSYQLLLAKDLNYWDEKTFDELNDKIIEIQKMISGLIRKMQKLDGQIND
- the rpmE gene encoding 50S ribosomal protein L31 produces the protein MKPGIHPEYKTATVRCACGNTFETRSTKDEIRVEICSECHPFFTGQQKSIERGGRAEKFKKKYGIE
- the rho gene encoding transcription termination factor Rho, encoding MDIKELKKKKMTDLREIAKAMNLENFSKMKKEELVVFIESAGNPPKPEETLEDIVEEGFLPDNVTEEISRSEDTDIVEGVLELMAEGGYGFMRFHNYQSSELDVYVSPSQIRRFRLNTGDKITGITRPAKNGEKFRALLYIRKVNGDNPDVARRRPSFDRLTPIYPDERITLESSKTDLSMRLIDLMAPIGKGQRGLIVAPPKAGKTILLQKIAKAISTKFPETEIIVLLIDERPEEVTDMQRSIDADVIYSTFDELPSNHTKVAEMVLERAKRLVEQKKDVVILLDSITRLARAYNLIIPSSGRTLSGGLDPMALHKPKKFFGAARNIEEGGSLTILATALVDTGSRMDDVIYEEFKGTGNMEIHLDRRLSEKRIFPAVDINKSGTRREELLLTQEELETIWAIRRALGNASVLEVTENIISKLTKTDSNAEFISTMGKSLG
- the glpX gene encoding class II fructose-bisphosphatase; the protein is MHRNLALNLVRVTEAAAMNAAKLMGRGDKNLADQYAVDAMRKMFDTVDIEGTVVIGEGEMDEAPMLYIGEKVGNGAVDAPKVDIAVDPLDGTACVAKGLPNAVAVIAVAPEGCLLKAPDMYMKKIAAGPKARGVIDLNASVAENLRNVGKALDKDIEDLTVIIQDRERHLPIIEEVRKAGARIRLFQDGDVISAISTCFEETGVDLFMGTGGAPEGVIGAAAIKCLGGEMQGQLVINNEKERKRCEEMGADYTKVLTIDDLVKGDEAYFVATGISEGDLLRGVRFLANDVVKTHSVVFRGTTGTIRFVETIHRLDKKPDYAK